A section of the Vanessa tameamea isolate UH-Manoa-2023 chromosome 29, ilVanTame1 primary haplotype, whole genome shotgun sequence genome encodes:
- the LOC135194398 gene encoding histone H3, with protein sequence MARTKQTARKSTGGKAPRKQLATKAARKSAPATGGVKKPHRYRPGTVALREIRRYQKSTELLIRKLPFQRLVREIAQDFKTDLRFQSSAVMALQEASEAYLVGLFEDTNLCAIHAKRVTIMPKDIQLARRIRGERA encoded by the coding sequence ATGGCTCGTACTAAGCAGACGGCCCGAAAATCTACCGGTGGTAAGGCACCGCGCAAGCAGCTCGCCACCAAGGCGGCTCGCAAGAGCGCTCCTGCCACGGGAGGTGTGAAGAAACCTCATCGTTACAGACCCGGTACGGTCGCCCTTCGTGAGATCCGTCGTTACCAGAAGAGCACTGAGCTTCTGATCCGCAAACTGCCATTCCAGCGTCTCGTTCGTGAGATCGCTCAAGACTTCAAGACCGATCTCCGTTTCCAGAGTTCCGCCGTAATGGCCCTGCAGGAAGCAAGCGAAGCTTATCTCGTCGGTCTCTTCGAAGACACGAACCTGTGCGCTATCCACGCTAAGCGTGTGACGATCATGCCTAAGGATATTCAATTGGCGCGCAGGATCCGAGGAGAACGTGCCTAA
- the LOC135194436 gene encoding histone H2A: MSGRGKGGKVKGKAKSRSNRAGLQFPVGRIHRLLRKGNYAERVGAGAPVYLAAVMEYLAAEVLELAGNAARDNKKTRIIPRHLQLAIRNDEELNKLLSGVTIAQGGVLPNIQAVLLPKKTEKKA; encoded by the coding sequence ATGTCCGGTCGCGGTAAAGGAGGCAAAGTCAAGGGGAAGGCAAAGTCGCGTTCGAACCGTGCCGGTCTACAGTTTCCGGTCGGACGTATACACAGACTCCTCAGGAAGGGTAACTACGCAGAGCGCGTCGGTGCCGGTGCACCCGTGTATCTCGCGGCCGTCATGGAATACCTAGCCGCTGAAGTACTCGAGTTGGCCGGCAACGCCGCCCGCGACAACAAGAAGACCAGGATCATACCGAGACATCTACAGTTGGCGATCCGTAACGACGAGGAGCTGAACAAGTTGCTCTCGGGCGTGACTATCGCACAAGGTGGCGTCCTACCTAACATCCAAGCCGTACTTCTGCCCAAGAAGACCGAGAAGAAGGCTTAA
- the LOC135194390 gene encoding histone H2B, with product MPPKTSGKAAKKSGKAQKNISKSDKKKKKHKRKESYAIYIYKVLKQVHPDTGISSKAMSIMNSFVNDIFERIAAEASRLAHYNKRSTITSREVQTSVRLLLPGELAKHAVSEGTKAVTKYTSSK from the coding sequence ATGCCGCCTAAGACTAGCGGAAAGGCCGCCAAGAAATCGGGCAAAGCTCAGAAGAACATCTCCAAGTCggacaagaagaagaagaagcataAGAGGAAGGAGAGCTACGCAATCTACATTTACAAAGTACTGAAACAGGTACATCCCGACACCGGTATCTCGAGTAAGGCCATGTCGATCATGAACTCTTTCGTGAACGATATCTTCGAGCGCATCGCCGCCGAGGCTTCTCGTCTCGCTCACTACAACAAGCGATCGACGATCACCTCGAGGGAGGTGCAGACTTCGGTGAGGCTTCTTCTGCCCGGCGAGCTCGCCAAGCACGCCGTGAGCGAAGGTACTAAGGCCGTAACGAAGTACACGAGCTCCAAGTAA